The region GTCTGGTGTCCAGAAACAGTCTCCCAACAGTCTGAGGATAGCCATCCTTCTGGTCCTTGAAGATCTCACTGGCGATTACCTTTTGCTTCATCTGCAGTAAAGATGAACAAAGTTATTTCCATGGTAACGTTTAAATTCCTGCTCTCTCTGTTCAACAAACCTGTTTCTTCCATTCAGGCTGGACCCTCTTGCAGTACTTGATGACCATGTTTCTCATGTGCAGATTCCTCAGGTTTTCTGAAGCCTGCAGAGTCATGGAAGCGTCTTCAATAACTTTGCTGAGATTAAATTAATTCTATAATAATAACGCGTTGTGTCGCACCTCAACCAGGGAGGGCGGCGGCGTCGGCCAACTTTTGTCCAAAACACTCTTGGGCAGGTTTTGACGTAGCTTCTTGAGGAAGGAGCACCGTACGTGATCGATGAAATAATCGTTTTCGGGGCAGTATTCCTCGTGACGGTAGATGAAGCCTTTTATGAACCTGAAAACCACAGAGTAAACACAGAGGATGAGCCCCTAAAGCACAAGTGAGCGCTGCCAAATGCAGAACGGCATCAGACCCAGCACCTGCGTATCAACTCAGCAGCCTGCCGCCGTGTCTTCGCCCTCCTGCGCGCTTTCATCCCTCGCCACGCAGACTGGATCACGATGACTGCGCACGCACAAAGCATAGGAAATAACCACATGACAGTGGAGGCAGCCCGTTTGAATTCAAAAAGGCATATGAATAATGGATATTGATGCTGTGCATACAATTATCTACACAGACAGACTCACAGTCTGCAGACAGACCTGCCCGTGTTTACATGTGCAGGTTTAAATATCTGTTGGGTTCTTATCCTTCTGTTATTTATTCTAGGAGCTGACCTGCATGTCGGATGCGCTGATACTTGGACCGTTCCCGGTAACCTCTCCACGATGTCTGCAGGATCAAAGCTGGAATGCacaaagacacagagagaagaggCAAATTCACACATGTACACTGTGATTGGGACTATTTATTTTCTTGGCCGCTGTTACTGACCTATGTCTGGCTTTTTGGCTTGAAGAGCATCCTCGGTTCTGAAGAGCGTTTTTGGGAAGCGGATGAAAATTTTTGTCCTGCAGGAAAATGATCAAAGAATTCTCAGAGCATTTCTTGCCTTTTTTAGAAAACTAAAATATGAGCAATATGCACCCCTGTATGAATGCAGAGGGAATTACTTCAGCTCTAtaccctcctctccctgctaTGACACAATACCTTCCCAGCTGGTACTCTTCCTCTTTATAGCCAAGGTGGTTGACCAGAGTGGAGACGCCATCTTCCAGCCTGCCGTGCCAGTTGGGCCACGTCTCAGGACACAGGGGTTTAAACCTGAGATCATTTCGTGCACAGTTACAGAGACAGGCGGCTGAATATTGAAGgggaaacaaaagagaaaagtcACCTCTGCAGGAAGGCCTCGAAGCGGCGTCGATAGGCAAAACCAGCTCTCCTGACCCtcaggttttccatcaggcccAGATACTTCACCTGATGTCTGACCAGGACGTCATCAAACTTGCCTACACAAAGATGCTTTGTTTATTGACTATTAAGCCAAATTCAATTACAAGACATCTTACTGTCCATGTAAAACATGACACACTGTTTCCTATAATCAGGTGCAGTCGTGAAGGAGAGGATTGTATTTTTGTAATTTGGTCCTTTTTTAATGATAAAGTCCTTTCTAAACATACCTTCAGTCATATGCATTATAATGCTATAGCAAAATCCTTTAAAAAGGCCAAAACATACTGTTAAATCCCATTGATTTATGATTTAAACATGCAGTAGATGGTAACAAGGGGGAATTAAACCCTTTAAGATGTACCTGGCTGCTTGGCATCATTGGGTTTGATACATCGCACATAGGACGGTTCTTTAGACATGAGGATCTCCATCAGTTTCATCAGGCTGTTTTTGAAATTAGTTGCAGCCTGCAGGTACAGACATGAAAACACATATATAAACCAGACAGGTACTTAAACGTGTCATTTTAACTGCGAGGCAGCAGCAGGGATTAAGTGAGAGAGCCGACTGTCACCATTTCCTGTCGCTTTTGGTCCATGGCTTCCTCTCTGTGGAAGCAGGCTCTCAGGATCTGGTTGTCTGATTTGCACATAACCTGAAGAGAAAACCACACAACCACAGCAACttcctcttactgctgcaacaCCAAAGGTTGGGGTATTGCTGaagttcttcttctttattttttaatattaataatattgtTATTATAGTCTCACCTCTTTTAGGTTCCTGTTCAGAAAATTGTTATTCTTGTCAAGGAAAcctataaaaacaaaataaaccaaaagacCCTGACTCAGTTTGACCAAAACTTGCCTTTGATGAGACAGCAGAAGATATTTTCCCCTGTTTAAACTCTTATAATCATTGATTCATTACTTTTAAACCAATTGATGTTGTCAAAATTTTAATCGTGAAATTTTAATGCAATTTTATTGGTAAATAATTGATATTCATTGATTCACTGATTGACTCATTGACCTCTGAGCCCAGGAAGCATAGAGGTGAACAGGGAACTTACCATTGACGTTGTAGTTGACTTCTCCAGCATaatgcagcagcctgaactCCTCCCTGCTCATCACCCGCCGTGTTTTTCCATTGGCCAGTTTATGGCTGAAAGACACGTGCAGAGACCACACAGGTGTCAAGGACTGCCCGCTTGCTACTGGCGTGCTGCAATcatcatttctattttaaaaaagttgATGTTTACGTGATGAAGTGGGGATGATTGCCCAGCGTGTCTTCCAATTTCTCCAGAAAAGTCATGTCACATGTTTCTCCCGGTCTCAGACACTCTTCGTTCTGAGAGTAGAAACACTGTTTGACTCGAGCCAaagtcacagacacacaccttaaacatgtgtctctctcacacacacacacacacacacacacacacacacacaacacacacacacaccacacacacacacacacacacacaacacacacacacacacacaccagaataGAGATGATGCCTTTGTGCTTCTCCTCAACCAGGTCACAAATGATTTTGTTGTCAAAGTACTTCACTGTCTCCCACTAAAATTAGAGGGAAAGAAATGCGTTGGCAGAGAACcataaatatttctttatgtgCTGACTAAAAGACTCACGGCGATCCCCTCTGTCTCATATTCTTCCTGCTCGGACTTCAGGGTGAGCTCAATGAACAGCTGCTGCAACTTCTCATTGCAGTAGTTGATGCAGAATTGCTCAAAGCTGTGCACAGGAGCAGGATGTCAAAGAGGAAATGGAAGTGAAAACATAGAAAAGTTGACTCATGGTATTTTAGTTGGAAATGAGGACATGACTGCGTTGATTCAGCTGGTCCCACTAACAGGAATTACAGCTGATTATACAATTACTCAGATGATTTAGCAACCTTCTGTCAACCAAACAAGGCTTTTCTTGCATTTAATGTTGAGCTTGTTTATTCATCAAACTAATTTTGGAAATTGCAGCAAATATTTGTTGAGCTAAAAATGAGAACAGTTGTAATAACTCCAACCTGTTGCACTGCAGGACCTCAAATCCATAAATATCTAAAAGTCCTATGAGGGTGGAGCTCTTACTGCTGCGGTGCAGCTCATCCTGCACAGCAGATTAGAAACCGTCAAGAGATTAGAGGGTGGGGAAAgtgcaaacaagcaaaaaaaacagcagcgaTGCATCAGAACTGGACCTTTGGAGCCAGAGACTGGTTAATCTTCTCCACCAACCAATTGAAGGTGCGTCTGTACATAGTTTTGGCCAAGGCATCACGGGCAGACAGCGCCTGCTCGAAACTGAGCGGGCTGATCACCTGTGAGACcaacatttctattttaacaccaaatgaaataaaaaaaaccccaaaacaaacagataTATCAATCTTTCTATTTATATATGACCTCTTCTCCTTTGGCTTTGAGCTTCTTGTGTGTGAGTGCCTCCCCAAGGGCAGAGCCGTCAACAgccagcagctggaaaacaacaacacatccGTTCGTGGCTGCGTCTCCTCGCAGGATTTTGTGCATATTTGAACACCCAGTAATACAAAAAGGGCTGTTCTCACCTTCGCAAGAGTGCTGATCTCAGGCTCGGTGGTGATATAagtttctcccccctccccttctccaAACTGAGCGTTTCCAAGGTGGAGGATGCTGCCGACGATTCTCAGCAGGTTCTGGGGCAAAGAGCAAATGTTTAAATCCAAGGAAAGGAGTAACGCGCTGACACACACCCAAAGCTTGAAGAGTTGAGCTCGTTAAGTGGAAGCAAGACCATATAAACAATgtgaaattggaacattttaTGAAAATCCTTCACACAGGAACAACTGTTAATAattgctttggttttttttaatgctaattCAAACTGTAAATGAGTCATTTACTGTGTCAAATACCGtgtcaaagaaagaaatgcttATTTTCCCATTGTGGTAATAATCACCTGCACTTCCTCTTCCGTGAACCCAATGACAGACAGAGCCTTCATCACAGCTTTCCAATTATTCTTGTCACTGACAGAGCTGATCCGGGGGCAGTTCCCCTGAACAAGACAATTGGACATTAGAACATACCTGCTGGTAAAATCCCAATAAGAGGAAATTGCTTTTTGCAGATTAAATTGTCCTATTGGCCTCAGCTTGAAAGTTAGTTTATGCTCCTGCCCTCATCTATGGTCACACAGTCCAGGCATGTCCACCTTTGGACAAGCCCTCAAGACAGATAGGTAAATGGGGACAGgacagcctgtgatgtcctTCTAAAATCACTGCCTCTCTGTCCCAAACCCAGAAAAGTGGAGCAGACACAGAAAACTAATGAAAACTCAGCAACGCACACACCTTGACCAGATATTGGTATTTCTGTGGGTTTCTCTCAAGGTCCAGTTCATTGAGCAAGTTGTTGTCTGCTCCATCCAAGAGCTGATAGAAGATGTGGAAGTTCCTCTCACCGTGGTTCTGGTGCACAACCCGAGATTTCTCCAGCAGGTAGTTCAGGATGTGTCCGCCCACTGGCGCTCCCTGGGAGAGGTTCCACAAAATGATGGCAAATTAAAATTCTCAAAATATGAAAGATCTTTTTCCTCATCAGCTACATAATGTGTACCGTGATCTTCTTAATCTTTAGCTTTGATCATGCAGCTTGATAAGCAGACACACAACGAGAAGGACTGTGGTGTCATTTGAATTCACAATTCAGTCGTTCTTGGGCGGAAATGGAACTGATTGAGTTCTTACCCTGAAGTCAAACTGGATGTCCATGTATTTTCCAAATCGGCTGGAGTTGTCATTTCTCAGAGTTTTGGCATTGCCAAATGCCTGCACAAAGGTGGAATGCATTAAAATGCCAAAATCAAACAGCTAATAACGATAATCAGATATATTATTCTACATATGGGGGTAATGAATTGAAAATAGAAATGCAGAGAGCAAAACACCTCCAGAACAGGGATAGACTGCAGCAGGCACTCTCCGAGGGAAGCCATACGGTCGTTGGTGGGACAGGTGACCGAGTAGTAGAGGAGGATCTTCTTGGAGGCTTCAGTTTTACCTGCGCCACTCTCTCCGGATATAAGAATACACTGGTCCTTCCTCTCAGTCCGCATGGCCCGATAGGTGTTGTCAGACAGGGCgtagctggaggaggagagcagggaaGGAGCATCATGAAGTAGAGTTACATGATAAGACCTCTGGAAGGTCACCCCGAGCAGTCTGATCCTCTTTGAGCCACTTTTGAGGATGCATGTGACAAAAGTGTGTGATTCACCTAGAATCTAAAGCAGATGATCCAGCAAAAAAGCAGTTTGATCATGGGAAATCAa is a window of Takifugu flavidus isolate HTHZ2018 chromosome 14, ASM371156v2, whole genome shotgun sequence DNA encoding:
- the myo1ca gene encoding unconventional myosin-Ic isoform X1 translates to MPGHLLSEVDIEGRVRLVMESALTARDRVGVQDFLLLENHNSEAAFIENLRRRLRENLIYTYIGSVLVSVNPYRELEIYSKQQMERYRGISFYEISPHIYALSDNTYRAMRTERKDQCILISGESGAGKTEASKKILLYYSVTCPTNDRMASLGECLLQSIPVLEAFGNAKTLRNDNSSRFGKYMDIQFDFRGAPVGGHILNYLLEKSRVVHQNHGERNFHIFYQLLDGADNNLLNELDLERNPQKYQYLVKGNCPRISSVSDKNNWKAVMKALSVIGFTEEEVQNLLRIVGSILHLGNAQFGEGEGGETYITTEPEISTLAKLLAVDGSALGEALTHKKLKAKGEEVISPLSFEQALSARDALAKTMYRRTFNWLVEKINQSLAPKDELHRSSKSSTLIGLLDIYGFEVLQCNSFEQFCINYCNEKLQQLFIELTLKSEQEEYETEGIAWETVKYFDNKIICDLVEEKHKGIISILNEECLRPGETCDMTFLEKLEDTLGNHPHFITHKLANGKTRRVMSREEFRLLHYAGEVNYNVNGFLDKNNNFLNRNLKEVMCKSDNQILRACFHREEAMDQKRQEMAATNFKNSLMKLMEILMSKEPSYVRCIKPNDAKQPGKFDDVLVRHQVKYLGLMENLRVRRAGFAYRRRFEAFLQRFKPLCPETWPNWHGRLEDGVSTLVNHLGYKEEEYQLGRTKIFIRFPKTLFRTEDALQAKKPDIALILQTSWRGYRERSKYQRIRHAVIVIQSAWRGMKARRRAKTRRQAAELIRRFIKGFIYRHEEYCPENDYFIDHVRCSFLKKLRQNLPKSVLDKSWPTPPPSLVEASENLRNLHMRNMVIKYCKRVQPEWKKQMKQKVIASEIFKDQKDGYPQTVGRLFLDTRLEPEQISLKVLQTLGNDKVQYGVPVTKYDRRGFKPRPRQLLLTNTFAVLVDRTKIKQRLDYSALRGISVSSLSDGIFVLHMPNEDSKQKGDVVLQCNYVIEVVTKLGLMACKVNYVNVSPGSVRFAVARGKEGIIDFVRGSELKVAKGKRGHLLVTAPQINST
- the myo1ca gene encoding unconventional myosin-Ic isoform X2 is translated as MRYHGREVDIEGRVRLVMESALTARDRVGVQDFLLLENHNSEAAFIENLRRRLRENLIYTYIGSVLVSVNPYRELEIYSKQQMERYRGISFYEISPHIYALSDNTYRAMRTERKDQCILISGESGAGKTEASKKILLYYSVTCPTNDRMASLGECLLQSIPVLEAFGNAKTLRNDNSSRFGKYMDIQFDFRGAPVGGHILNYLLEKSRVVHQNHGERNFHIFYQLLDGADNNLLNELDLERNPQKYQYLVKGNCPRISSVSDKNNWKAVMKALSVIGFTEEEVQNLLRIVGSILHLGNAQFGEGEGGETYITTEPEISTLAKLLAVDGSALGEALTHKKLKAKGEEVISPLSFEQALSARDALAKTMYRRTFNWLVEKINQSLAPKDELHRSSKSSTLIGLLDIYGFEVLQCNSFEQFCINYCNEKLQQLFIELTLKSEQEEYETEGIAWETVKYFDNKIICDLVEEKHKGIISILNEECLRPGETCDMTFLEKLEDTLGNHPHFITHKLANGKTRRVMSREEFRLLHYAGEVNYNVNGFLDKNNNFLNRNLKEVMCKSDNQILRACFHREEAMDQKRQEMAATNFKNSLMKLMEILMSKEPSYVRCIKPNDAKQPGKFDDVLVRHQVKYLGLMENLRVRRAGFAYRRRFEAFLQRFKPLCPETWPNWHGRLEDGVSTLVNHLGYKEEEYQLGRTKIFIRFPKTLFRTEDALQAKKPDIALILQTSWRGYRERSKYQRIRHAVIVIQSAWRGMKARRRAKTRRQAAELIRRFIKGFIYRHEEYCPENDYFIDHVRCSFLKKLRQNLPKSVLDKSWPTPPPSLVEASENLRNLHMRNMVIKYCKRVQPEWKKQMKQKVIASEIFKDQKDGYPQTVGRLFLDTRLEPEQISLKVLQTLGNDKVQYGVPVTKYDRRGFKPRPRQLLLTNTFAVLVDRTKIKQRLDYSALRGISVSSLSDGIFVLHMPNEDSKQKGDVVLQCNYVIEVVTKLGLMACKVNYVNVSPGSVRFAVARGKEGIIDFVRGSELKVAKGKRGHLLVTAPQINST